A region of Methanocorpusculum labreanum Z DNA encodes the following proteins:
- the mch gene encoding methenyltetrahydromethanopterin cyclohydrolase gives MVSVNELGLDLFEELVENADLFNVAYHELDNGSRVVDCGVSVPGGYGAGDYFTRICMGGLGDIAFRQGMVGQFPMTFIDVNTDFPAISCLGSQKAGWTVKHDNFFAMGSGPARALSLQPKHTFEVIGYEDESDAAVICLEADRLPSGAVMEMIAEKCKVDVANVCALVAPTSSLVGSIQVAGRCVETAVYKLNELGFDTTKIIAAAGTAPIPPVRGAKLAMGVTNDATIYHGQINLTMNAPEIVDYLEKIPSCSSNGYGKPFNDIFKEAGYDFYKIDKSLFSPAEVIINEVSTGKVYQVGKVDTAVTLKSFGLA, from the coding sequence TTGGTAAGTGTAAACGAACTTGGACTTGATCTCTTCGAAGAACTCGTAGAGAACGCAGATCTGTTTAATGTTGCATACCACGAACTCGACAACGGTTCCCGTGTCGTCGACTGTGGTGTGAGTGTTCCGGGCGGCTATGGAGCCGGCGACTACTTTACCCGTATTTGTATGGGCGGCCTTGGCGATATCGCATTCCGTCAGGGTATGGTCGGCCAGTTCCCGATGACGTTCATCGATGTGAACACCGATTTCCCGGCAATCTCCTGCCTTGGCTCACAGAAAGCCGGATGGACTGTCAAACACGACAACTTCTTCGCCATGGGTTCAGGACCCGCACGTGCCCTGTCCCTTCAGCCGAAACACACCTTCGAAGTCATCGGCTACGAGGATGAGTCCGATGCAGCAGTAATCTGTCTTGAGGCTGACCGCCTCCCAAGCGGAGCTGTCATGGAGATGATCGCAGAGAAGTGTAAGGTCGATGTTGCAAACGTCTGCGCTCTTGTCGCTCCGACCTCGTCACTGGTTGGTTCGATCCAGGTTGCAGGACGCTGTGTCGAGACTGCAGTCTACAAACTGAACGAACTCGGCTTTGACACGACGAAGATCATTGCAGCAGCAGGTACCGCCCCGATCCCGCCAGTACGCGGAGCAAAACTCGCAATGGGCGTTACAAACGACGCAACTATCTACCACGGACAGATCAACCTGACGATGAATGCACCGGAGATCGTTGACTATCTTGAGAAGATCCCGAGCTGCTCGTCCAACGGATACGGCAAACCGTTCAATGATATCTTCAAGGAAGCAGGATACGACTTCTACAAGATCGACAAGAGTCTCTTCTCCCCGGCAGAAGTTATCATCAACGAAGTTTCCACCGGCAAAGTGTATCAGGTCGGAAAGGTCGACACCGCTGTAACCCTGAAGTCATTCGGTCTTGCATAA
- a CDS encoding ORC1-type DNA replication protein produces the protein MKKNLLMWDQTLFRDIEVFEITYVPEQFDYRDEQIERLAFAVKPALMGGSILNTICRGVPGTGKTTSVKKFFEEIEEATKKIVPIHINCQIDSTEYAVFSRIYTKLTKNSPPSSGTAFKVLIDMLAKYIEKEGVIPLICLDDANYLIYNKEFNNVLYAALRIHEVYENIGIGVIVVISDPDILLESVLDARVASVFRYETINFAPYSASEVAGILSQRVAQGLYPNVLSSEQLDYIVDRTMRCGDIRVGLDLIKRAVMYAETDARREVTQEDLQKAFSASQDLHLSGTLRSLSSDELLVFRQLVKMTNDNTLITTGDIRRAMPDDAPKLTRFNEIIEKFDHLRLITLGYANKGSGRKRYVNLRYDKERVNKLLQKKN, from the coding sequence ATGAAAAAGAATCTGCTTATGTGGGACCAGACCCTTTTCAGAGACATAGAAGTCTTTGAAATCACCTATGTCCCCGAGCAGTTCGATTACCGTGATGAACAGATTGAACGGCTGGCCTTTGCCGTCAAACCCGCTCTGATGGGCGGAAGTATTCTCAATACCATTTGCCGGGGTGTTCCAGGGACCGGTAAAACCACCTCAGTGAAGAAATTTTTCGAAGAGATCGAAGAGGCAACGAAAAAGATCGTGCCGATCCATATCAACTGTCAGATCGACAGCACCGAGTATGCGGTTTTTTCCCGGATATATACAAAACTGACGAAAAACAGCCCTCCCTCCTCAGGGACGGCCTTCAAGGTCCTCATCGACATGCTCGCAAAATACATCGAAAAAGAGGGCGTGATCCCGCTCATCTGTCTGGACGATGCGAACTATCTCATATACAATAAAGAGTTCAACAATGTCCTTTATGCAGCCCTCCGTATCCACGAAGTATACGAAAACATAGGAATAGGAGTGATCGTTGTCATCAGCGATCCAGATATTCTTCTTGAATCCGTACTCGATGCAAGAGTCGCATCCGTTTTCAGGTACGAAACGATCAATTTCGCACCTTACAGTGCCTCGGAAGTCGCCGGAATCCTTTCACAGAGAGTTGCCCAGGGCCTGTACCCGAACGTCCTTTCTTCCGAACAACTGGACTACATCGTGGATCGGACAATGCGATGCGGGGATATCAGGGTTGGTCTTGATCTGATCAAACGTGCCGTTATGTATGCGGAAACGGATGCACGAAGAGAGGTCACGCAGGAAGATCTGCAGAAAGCCTTTTCCGCCTCCCAGGACCTGCATCTCTCGGGGACACTCAGATCGCTTTCATCTGATGAACTGCTTGTTTTCAGACAACTGGTGAAGATGACGAACGACAATACGCTCATCACAACGGGGGACATCAGAAGAGCGATGCCGGATGATGCACCGAAACTCACCAGATTCAACGAGATCATCGAAAAGTTCGATCACCTGCGGTTGATTACGCTTGGATATGCTAACAAAGGGAGCGGAAGAAAACGGTATGTGAACCTCAGATACGATAAAGAACGGGTCAACAAGCTTCTTCAGAAGAAGAACTGA
- a CDS encoding valine--tRNA ligase produces the protein MLTEELPKTYDFASVEKRWLDQWDDSDFYFEKDSKKPQYVMDTPPPYPTGKLHIGHALNWVYMDIIARYKRMMGFNVMFPQGWDCHGLPTEVKVEETHHITKNDVSREEFRKMCRDLTVENITRMRQSLRTMGFSVDWSNEYITMEPYYYAKTQLSFLRMLKAGYIYQDEHPVNFCTRCETAIAFAEVSYYDGETLLNFFDFDGIEIATTRPELLAACVGVAVHPDDERYKSIVGNTLKVPIFGHEVTIIADDAVDMAFGSGAVMICTFGDKTDVFWWKKHHLPLRKALTTKGTMTAICGKYEGMPSKECRAAILADMKELGILKDQKKIEQRVGGCWRCKTPIEILSERQWFVKVNGGDIVKAAREIKWYPEHMLQRLENWADQMEWDWCISRQRLFATPIPVWFCDKCGELILPDEADLPVDPTIEKPKHACPKCGGTEFTGEKDVLDTWMDSSITDLHVTGWDGSGRPPYFPAQLRPQGHDIIRTWAFYTILRSVALLGEKPWDNILVNGMVLGEDGFKMSKSRDNVIGPEDVMGPYGVDALRQWAAAGSSTGQDILFNWNDVVAASRFQTKMWNIVRFSLMQIQKESPVPETDAPSTLIDRWMLANLSKTVAEVTESMDAYLFDKGLKIIREFAWNVMADEYLEFVKGRLYSEDPLRAGAIYTLKTTLDALCTMLSPYIPFFAQECYHHLSGGKRIIDRPWTTFSYVDEDALRDGDLVVRIVSLLRKYKHDSGLALNSPLGNVTIYTPSHDIDDSGDLGRTINATVVWKAEEPSLEKMVGDVAFNKGVVGKTLRNKAGAFMAAVNALSDADKITPPKTVLVDGEEISVPEGAWTTSYIYSVSGESVDVIMLDDVMITVKRT, from the coding sequence ATGTTGACCGAGGAACTTCCAAAGACCTACGACTTTGCCTCTGTCGAAAAACGCTGGCTTGACCAGTGGGACGACAGCGACTTTTACTTCGAGAAAGACTCGAAAAAACCACAATACGTAATGGATACTCCCCCTCCGTATCCGACCGGAAAACTCCACATCGGACACGCTCTTAACTGGGTGTATATGGATATCATCGCCCGCTACAAGCGGATGATGGGTTTCAATGTCATGTTCCCCCAAGGGTGGGACTGTCATGGACTTCCGACCGAGGTAAAGGTCGAAGAGACCCATCATATCACCAAAAACGATGTTTCCCGTGAAGAGTTCCGTAAAATGTGCCGGGACCTCACCGTCGAAAACATCACCCGGATGCGGCAGAGCCTGAGGACTATGGGTTTCTCCGTTGATTGGAGCAACGAATACATCACGATGGAGCCATATTACTACGCAAAGACCCAGCTGTCGTTTTTGCGCATGCTCAAAGCCGGCTACATTTATCAGGATGAGCATCCGGTCAACTTCTGTACCCGCTGCGAAACGGCGATCGCCTTTGCCGAAGTTTCGTATTATGATGGGGAGACCCTTCTGAACTTCTTCGATTTCGACGGGATCGAAATCGCAACGACCCGCCCCGAACTCCTCGCGGCCTGCGTGGGGGTCGCGGTTCACCCGGACGATGAGCGGTACAAATCTATCGTAGGAAATACGCTCAAGGTCCCGATCTTCGGTCACGAAGTAACCATCATCGCAGACGATGCCGTTGATATGGCATTCGGTTCCGGTGCCGTGATGATCTGTACGTTTGGTGACAAGACCGATGTGTTCTGGTGGAAGAAGCATCACCTCCCGCTCCGCAAGGCTCTCACGACCAAAGGCACGATGACCGCGATCTGCGGAAAATACGAAGGCATGCCTTCCAAGGAATGTCGTGCGGCTATCCTCGCCGATATGAAAGAGCTCGGCATTTTAAAGGACCAGAAAAAGATCGAACAGAGAGTCGGCGGCTGCTGGAGATGCAAGACCCCGATCGAGATTCTCTCTGAACGTCAGTGGTTCGTGAAGGTAAACGGCGGCGATATCGTCAAGGCAGCCAGAGAAATCAAATGGTATCCTGAACACATGCTCCAGCGCCTGGAAAACTGGGCAGATCAGATGGAGTGGGACTGGTGTATCTCCAGACAGAGACTGTTTGCGACCCCGATCCCGGTCTGGTTCTGTGACAAATGCGGGGAACTTATCCTCCCTGATGAGGCCGATCTCCCGGTCGATCCGACCATCGAAAAGCCCAAACATGCCTGTCCAAAATGCGGCGGGACCGAGTTCACCGGCGAAAAGGATGTTCTCGACACCTGGATGGATTCATCCATCACCGATCTCCACGTTACCGGGTGGGATGGGAGCGGCAGACCACCGTATTTCCCGGCGCAGCTTCGCCCGCAGGGACACGATATCATCCGGACCTGGGCGTTCTATACTATTCTCAGGAGCGTTGCCCTGCTTGGCGAGAAACCGTGGGACAATATTCTCGTCAACGGAATGGTTCTCGGAGAAGACGGATTCAAGATGTCCAAGTCCCGGGACAATGTCATCGGTCCCGAGGATGTTATGGGGCCCTACGGAGTGGATGCCCTCAGACAGTGGGCAGCCGCCGGCTCCTCGACCGGTCAGGATATCCTCTTCAACTGGAACGATGTCGTCGCTGCATCCAGATTCCAGACGAAGATGTGGAACATAGTCAGATTCTCCTTAATGCAGATTCAGAAAGAGTCCCCGGTACCGGAGACGGATGCTCCGTCCACGCTTATCGACCGGTGGATGCTTGCGAACCTTTCCAAAACGGTTGCCGAGGTCACTGAGTCTATGGATGCCTACCTCTTCGACAAGGGTCTGAAGATCATTCGCGAATTTGCCTGGAATGTCATGGCCGATGAGTATCTTGAGTTCGTGAAAGGCAGACTCTACAGCGAAGATCCGCTGCGTGCCGGTGCGATTTACACACTGAAGACGACCCTTGATGCACTCTGTACGATGCTCTCCCCCTACATTCCGTTCTTCGCTCAGGAGTGCTATCACCATTTATCCGGCGGCAAGCGGATCATCGATCGGCCTTGGACAACCTTCTCGTATGTTGATGAGGACGCTCTTCGGGACGGCGATCTCGTTGTCCGAATCGTCAGTCTTCTCCGCAAATACAAGCACGACTCCGGTCTTGCTCTCAACTCCCCGCTTGGAAACGTCACGATCTACACGCCTTCCCACGACATCGATGACTCCGGCGATCTCGGCCGGACCATAAACGCGACGGTTGTCTGGAAAGCGGAAGAGCCGTCCCTCGAAAAAATGGTTGGGGACGTTGCGTTCAACAAAGGCGTTGTTGGAAAAACCCTCAGGAACAAAGCAGGAGCATTCATGGCCGCGGTCAATGCTCTTTCCGATGCAGACAAGATCACCCCGCCGAAAACAGTTCTCGTGGACGGCGAGGAGATCTCGGTTCCCGAAGGTGCCTGGACCACTTCATACATCTATTCTGTCTCCGGTGAATCGGTCGATGTCATCATGCTTGACGATGTCATGATCACCGTAAAACGTACCTGA
- a CDS encoding AMP-binding protein: MSESYACGTSQKPLLGSTVGDVLNSIAAKYPRNDALVSFQPNPYSKRCMSDAANYCHEGLVSDEPNSYREARLTLNTAGSKVLRYNWTEFLAETNAVAKGLMMLGVEHGTRVAIWAMNYAEWILVQFATAKIGAVMVNINPAYRTFELEYALKQSEVDTLILQGKFKTSDYVGMFYEACPEAFEAKPGKIRSEKFPYLRNVVFMGEIIYNGMYRWSELLEMGEYVSDFELENREESVSFDDALNIQYTSGTTGFPKGVVLSHHSVLNNGLFIGDGMSFTENDKLCIPVPFYHCFGMVLSNMACVTHGSTMVIPGPFFDAEAVLQAVEAEKCTALHGVPTMFIAELEHPNFNRYDLSSLRTGIMAGSPCPIEKMREVASRMNMKDIVIVYGLTETAPGITMSTTSDTLENRVATVGRAFPHTEIKITDPKTGRIVPLGEKGEICARGYMKMKCYYNNPNATKQVIDKDGWLHSGDLGTMDEEGYVRMAGRLKEMVIRGGENLYPREIEEFFHLHPKISDIYVIGVPDAKYGEELCAWVKAEPGTTITEEEIKAFADGKIARHKIPRYYKFVDSFPMTVTGKIKKGDMQEISIADLGLADVAKIKTA, translated from the coding sequence ATGTCTGAAAGCTACGCATGTGGGACTTCCCAGAAACCCCTTTTGGGAAGTACCGTAGGAGATGTCTTGAACAGCATTGCGGCTAAATATCCCCGCAACGATGCTCTAGTCTCCTTTCAGCCGAATCCCTACAGCAAACGGTGTATGTCTGACGCGGCAAACTACTGCCACGAAGGGCTCGTATCCGACGAGCCGAACTCGTATCGCGAGGCCAGACTAACTCTAAACACTGCCGGGTCTAAGGTACTTCGCTATAATTGGACGGAGTTCCTTGCTGAGACGAATGCGGTGGCCAAAGGTCTTATGATGCTTGGCGTGGAACACGGGACGCGTGTTGCCATCTGGGCAATGAATTATGCCGAGTGGATCCTTGTCCAGTTTGCGACCGCCAAGATCGGTGCGGTGATGGTGAACATCAATCCTGCCTACCGTACGTTCGAACTGGAATACGCCCTCAAGCAGTCGGAAGTGGACACTCTGATCCTTCAGGGAAAGTTCAAGACCTCCGATTACGTCGGTATGTTCTACGAGGCATGCCCCGAGGCATTCGAGGCAAAACCCGGCAAGATCCGGTCAGAGAAGTTCCCGTATTTACGTAACGTCGTATTCATGGGCGAGATCATCTATAACGGGATGTACCGCTGGAGCGAACTTCTCGAGATGGGTGAGTATGTCTCCGACTTCGAACTGGAAAACCGTGAAGAGTCTGTCTCTTTCGACGATGCGCTCAACATCCAGTATACGTCCGGAACGACCGGATTTCCCAAAGGCGTCGTTTTGTCCCATCATTCGGTCTTAAACAACGGACTGTTTATCGGTGACGGGATGAGTTTTACCGAGAACGACAAACTCTGTATTCCGGTTCCGTTCTATCACTGTTTCGGGATGGTCCTCTCGAATATGGCCTGTGTGACGCACGGATCCACGATGGTCATCCCCGGTCCGTTCTTCGATGCCGAGGCCGTACTTCAGGCGGTCGAGGCGGAAAAATGTACGGCTCTTCACGGCGTTCCAACCATGTTCATCGCAGAACTGGAGCACCCGAACTTCAACCGGTATGATCTTTCCAGTCTTAGGACCGGTATCATGGCAGGATCTCCATGTCCTATCGAGAAGATGCGGGAGGTCGCTTCAAGGATGAACATGAAAGATATCGTTATCGTTTACGGTCTGACTGAAACGGCACCGGGTATTACCATGTCCACCACCTCCGACACGCTTGAAAACCGTGTGGCGACCGTTGGTCGTGCCTTCCCGCACACTGAAATCAAGATCACAGATCCGAAGACAGGAAGAATCGTCCCTCTCGGCGAGAAAGGCGAAATATGTGCCCGCGGTTACATGAAGATGAAATGTTACTACAATAATCCGAATGCAACCAAGCAGGTCATCGACAAAGACGGCTGGCTCCACTCCGGCGATCTTGGAACGATGGATGAGGAAGGCTATGTCCGGATGGCAGGCCGTCTGAAGGAGATGGTCATTCGCGGCGGAGAAAACCTTTATCCAAGAGAGATCGAGGAGTTCTTCCATCTTCACCCGAAGATTTCCGACATCTATGTCATCGGAGTTCCGGATGCGAAATACGGCGAGGAACTCTGTGCCTGGGTGAAAGCAGAACCTGGAACTACGATCACGGAAGAAGAGATCAAGGCATTTGCCGACGGGAAGATTGCCCGCCACAAGATCCCGCGTTATTACAAGTTTGTGGATTCTTTCCCCATGACCGTTACAGGCAAAATCAAGAAAGGCGATATGCAGGAGATATCCATCGCCGATCTTGGTCTCGCCGACGTTGCGAAGATAAAAACCGCGTAA
- a CDS encoding M48 family metallopeptidase: MGLAVIWNGYIIPIEVIYSDRRRSWAIEVKTNGEVLIRVPKATSLEKVQEIAQSKAEWIAKQQALFQNRDTKPRSYSDGEVIPFFGEDLTIQRSAGPAKAEIAGEVLHISTPDSFTPDEAEMIARDVVMLLYRRRGPAVLDAYVEKYAELAGVTKPNLRMKLQKKKWGCCTPKNGIIINARVLLAPKIVAEYLVVHEIVHLRYPHHQKTYWKEVERLMPKYRDVEKLMKADGWKWEF, translated from the coding sequence ATGGGTTTGGCGGTTATATGGAATGGATACATAATTCCCATTGAGGTCATTTATTCGGATCGGAGAAGATCCTGGGCGATCGAAGTTAAGACGAACGGCGAGGTGCTGATACGCGTTCCAAAAGCCACTTCCTTGGAAAAAGTTCAGGAGATCGCACAGAGCAAAGCCGAGTGGATCGCAAAACAGCAGGCTCTGTTTCAAAACAGGGACACAAAACCCAGAAGCTACAGTGATGGGGAAGTAATTCCATTTTTCGGGGAAGACCTGACCATACAACGGAGTGCCGGACCCGCCAAAGCGGAGATCGCGGGAGAAGTTCTTCACATATCAACACCGGATTCCTTTACGCCGGATGAAGCCGAAATGATTGCCCGCGATGTGGTAATGCTTTTGTACAGGCGTCGTGGACCCGCGGTTCTGGATGCATATGTGGAAAAGTATGCGGAGCTTGCCGGCGTGACGAAGCCAAACCTGCGAATGAAGCTGCAGAAGAAAAAATGGGGATGTTGTACTCCAAAAAATGGGATAATCATCAATGCACGAGTGCTGCTTGCCCCAAAAATCGTTGCCGAGTATCTGGTCGTCCACGAAATAGTACATCTCAGATATCCCCACCATCAGAAAACCTACTGGAAAGAGGTCGAACGACTTATGCCCAAATACCGGGACGTCGAAAAACTGATGAAAGCCGACGGATGGAAATGGGAGTTTTGA
- a CDS encoding Mov34/MPN/PAD-1 family protein, whose protein sequence is MLVRAIDQEVLDLLLEMGRSSFPDEYIVMLGMEKGVINVTYPIPGTRVSQDSANIFMDMIPLGMQIAGTAHSHPNGCLSPSDADLATFSQSGQCHIIVGPPFDENSWRCYGRDGKQKVLEVIP, encoded by the coding sequence ATGTTAGTCCGTGCCATAGATCAGGAAGTACTTGATCTCCTTTTGGAGATGGGAAGATCAAGCTTTCCGGATGAATATATCGTCATGCTGGGCATGGAAAAGGGTGTCATCAACGTCACCTATCCGATCCCCGGTACCAGAGTCTCACAGGATAGCGCCAATATTTTCATGGATATGATCCCCCTTGGAATGCAGATCGCAGGGACGGCTCACAGTCATCCAAACGGCTGTTTATCACCTTCGGATGCGGATCTGGCAACATTTTCCCAGAGCGGTCAGTGCCATATCATCGTAGGCCCCCCCTTCGATGAAAACTCCTGGAGATGTTACGGCAGGGACGGGAAACAAAAAGTCTTGGAAGTTATACCATGA
- a CDS encoding adenylyltransferase/cytidyltransferase family protein, protein MKKIVATGTFDILHPGHIYYLEESKKLGDELWVIVAREKNVVHKPRPIVSEDQRLKMIQSLKCVDHAVLGDQTDMYKPIREIDPAVITIGFNQKWSEEKLRADLAERNICADVVRISEYTGMPFTSSTKIIDEAVRRRTK, encoded by the coding sequence ATGAAAAAAATAGTCGCCACCGGGACATTTGATATCCTCCATCCCGGACATATATACTATCTTGAAGAGTCGAAAAAATTAGGTGACGAGTTGTGGGTCATTGTTGCCCGGGAAAAGAATGTCGTTCATAAACCCCGCCCTATCGTTTCCGAAGATCAGCGGCTCAAAATGATCCAGAGTCTCAAGTGCGTTGATCATGCCGTACTTGGGGATCAGACGGATATGTACAAACCTATCCGTGAGATCGATCCCGCCGTCATAACGATCGGTTTTAACCAGAAATGGTCCGAGGAAAAGCTGAGGGCCGATCTGGCTGAACGGAATATCTGTGCAGATGTTGTGCGAATCTCCGAGTACACCGGGATGCCTTTTACTTCATCAACAAAGATCATCGATGAGGCCGTTCGGAGAAGAACTAAATGA
- a CDS encoding DUF2284 domain-containing protein has product MKQEKQDLIAELVRFVVEKGGEATMIPAKDIVTAEWVRQKCLFGCSGFGRRFSCPPYSPTPAETKKVLKEYKTALLIKFLGDVGETTPERLVSRDMTAYVQNVMYELESMAFSAGFYKAFAYTGHQCGLCTHCTAKDDDADITDCMNRRKMRPSMEAAGIDVYASCASVGWDLDILSCTNVPGGSVLDSPMTTVMLLLIE; this is encoded by the coding sequence ATGAAGCAGGAAAAACAGGACCTGATTGCTGAACTTGTCAGGTTTGTTGTTGAAAAAGGCGGGGAAGCTACCATGATCCCTGCAAAAGACATCGTCACTGCCGAATGGGTCCGACAGAAATGTCTTTTCGGTTGCAGCGGATTTGGCCGCAGGTTTTCCTGCCCGCCTTACTCTCCGACGCCTGCAGAGACGAAAAAAGTCCTTAAAGAATACAAAACAGCCCTTCTGATAAAATTTTTAGGGGATGTCGGGGAAACAACGCCGGAGCGCCTCGTCTCCCGCGATATGACTGCCTATGTTCAAAATGTCATGTATGAACTCGAGAGTATGGCATTCTCTGCAGGGTTCTACAAGGCGTTTGCCTATACCGGTCATCAGTGTGGATTATGCACGCACTGCACGGCAAAAGACGACGATGCAGATATCACTGACTGTATGAACAGAAGAAAAATGCGTCCAAGCATGGAAGCTGCCGGAATCGATGTCTATGCTTCCTGTGCCTCCGTCGGATGGGATCTTGATATCCTCTCATGCACGAATGTTCCCGGCGGATCCGTTCTGGATTCTCCAATGACAACGGTCATGCTCCTTTTAATTGAGTGA
- a CDS encoding phosphoadenosine phosphosulfate reductase domain-containing protein, whose product MKNSPFLAPVPFYWCDKCHAPVMGKLCSCGEKARPVSVTPPGDVRPAFQRDRDLVNRLFEEQFGVPLIPDGYLALLNKVPDEDRMEEIIIGGAVVCAIRYIPAESRWEVLPREAAAALVVPTKRFIRVTDDAAGYIRDGSSVLMPGVTFVSPDIEVGDSVFVLSESGDCVAVGRAKMSYRETVGATRGQLVRTRRTQKPIVDAAPSTWEDAIMANNNILDLYERKSIEFIHDVIAKNPGIQPTVSYSGGKDSLVTLLITLKAGLRLPLIFADTGLEFPETIENVQKVSELFDLPLIIESGNSGFWEGFELQGPPAVDFRWCCKACKLTPVKTLIENKWGEAISFIGQRKFESAKRMQSPRVWRNRNVPCQISAAPIQHWTAMHDWLYLFREKAPYNPLYELGLDRIGCFMCPSSDIACMKDIEARYPELWADWERKLKAWGDANGKSPEWAAKGLWRIRETNEEDSDIDGHF is encoded by the coding sequence ATGAAAAACTCTCCATTTCTTGCTCCCGTGCCGTTTTACTGGTGTGACAAATGTCATGCCCCGGTGATGGGAAAACTCTGCTCCTGCGGGGAAAAGGCCCGTCCCGTCTCCGTGACTCCGCCGGGAGATGTTCGTCCGGCTTTTCAGCGGGACAGAGATCTAGTGAACCGCCTCTTCGAAGAACAGTTCGGCGTTCCGTTGATCCCTGATGGATATCTCGCCCTTCTCAACAAAGTCCCCGATGAGGACCGGATGGAAGAGATCATCATCGGCGGTGCGGTGGTCTGCGCTATTCGATATATTCCGGCAGAGTCCCGATGGGAAGTTCTGCCTAGAGAAGCAGCGGCGGCCCTAGTCGTCCCGACCAAACGATTCATTCGAGTCACGGACGATGCCGCAGGATATATTCGGGACGGAAGCAGCGTTCTTATGCCCGGCGTTACCTTTGTATCGCCCGATATCGAAGTCGGCGACAGTGTGTTCGTTCTTTCCGAGTCTGGGGACTGCGTGGCGGTCGGCAGAGCCAAGATGTCATATCGGGAAACGGTGGGTGCTACCCGGGGTCAGCTGGTCAGAACCCGCCGGACTCAAAAACCCATAGTGGACGCTGCCCCTTCAACCTGGGAAGATGCGATCATGGCAAACAACAATATCCTTGATCTCTATGAAAGAAAATCGATTGAGTTCATCCATGATGTCATCGCCAAAAACCCGGGAATCCAGCCGACCGTATCCTACTCCGGGGGGAAAGACAGTCTGGTAACACTTCTCATCACGCTCAAGGCAGGGCTTCGTCTGCCGCTGATATTTGCGGACACGGGCCTTGAATTTCCGGAAACAATTGAAAATGTCCAGAAAGTCTCCGAACTGTTTGACCTCCCGCTGATTATCGAGTCGGGAAATTCCGGGTTCTGGGAAGGATTTGAACTGCAGGGGCCGCCGGCGGTCGATTTCAGGTGGTGCTGCAAAGCATGCAAACTTACGCCGGTCAAGACCCTCATTGAAAATAAATGGGGCGAGGCGATCTCTTTTATCGGTCAGCGAAAGTTCGAGTCTGCCAAACGCATGCAGAGTCCGCGGGTCTGGAGAAACCGAAACGTCCCCTGCCAGATTTCCGCAGCCCCCATCCAGCATTGGACAGCTATGCACGACTGGCTCTATCTTTTCCGGGAAAAAGCTCCTTATAATCCCCTCTATGAACTGGGTCTCGACCGGATCGGCTGCTTTATGTGTCCGTCCTCCGACATAGCCTGCATGAAGGATATCGAGGCGCGGTATCCGGAATTGTGGGCCGACTGGGAACGGAAACTGAAGGCTTGGGGAGATGCGAACGGTAAATCTCCCGAATGGGCGGCGAAAGGTTTATGGAGAATCCGGGAAACAAATGAAGAAGATAGTGATATAGATGGGCACTTCTGA
- the hisH gene encoding imidazole glycerol phosphate synthase subunit HisH, whose amino-acid sequence MGTSEIAVLDYGLGNLRSVVRGLEAAGACPKITNDPEIIQSADGLLLPGVGAFAEGMSKLSPLIDLVKEEATKKPLLGICLGMQMLLEESEEHGLHKGLGFVPGTVRLFPKKPGMKIPQMGWNTISPSNHPLFEGISDGTYVYFVHSYYADTTPEFTIAKTDYIVPYASAVGVGNVMGVQFHPEKSGDAGIRILKNFVQMIA is encoded by the coding sequence ATGGGCACTTCTGAAATCGCCGTTCTGGATTACGGATTGGGAAATCTCCGCAGTGTTGTCCGCGGTCTCGAGGCGGCAGGTGCCTGTCCGAAAATCACGAATGATCCCGAGATCATTCAATCGGCAGACGGACTTCTCCTTCCGGGGGTCGGTGCCTTTGCTGAAGGAATGAGCAAGCTCTCTCCTTTGATCGACCTTGTGAAAGAAGAGGCGACAAAAAAACCACTTCTTGGCATATGTCTCGGCATGCAGATGCTTTTAGAGGAAAGCGAAGAACACGGTCTTCACAAAGGGCTTGGCTTTGTGCCGGGAACGGTTCGGCTTTTTCCAAAAAAACCCGGGATGAAGATCCCCCAGATGGGGTGGAATACCATCTCTCCCTCGAATCACCCACTTTTCGAAGGAATATCTGACGGGACGTATGTGTACTTCGTTCACTCCTATTATGCCGATACGACTCCCGAGTTCACGATCGCAAAAACCGATTACATCGTGCCGTATGCCTCGGCAGTGGGTGTCGGGAACGTGATGGGTGTTCAGTTCCATCCGGAAAAAAGCGGGGATGCCGGGATCCGTATTCTCAAAAATTTTGTTCAGATGATCGCATGA